A stretch of Kazachstania africana CBS 2517 chromosome 7, complete genome DNA encodes these proteins:
- the PYC2 gene encoding pyruvate carboxylase 2 (similar to Saccharomyces cerevisiae PYC2 (YBR218C) and PYC1 (YGL062W); ancestral locus Anc_6.115), producing the protein MSSKQIAGLRDNFSLLGSKNKILVANRGEIPIRIFRSAHELSMRTVAIYSHEDRLSTHRLKADEAYVIGEKNQFTPVGAYLAIDEIINIAKKHDVDFIHPGYGFLSENSEFADKVNKAGITWIGPPAEIIESVGDKVSARHLAARANVPTVPGTPGPIETVEEAEEFVAEYGYPVIIKAAFGGGGRGMRVVREGDDLADAFHRATSEAKTAFGNGTCFVERFLDKPKHIEVQLLADNYGNVVHLFERDCSVQRRHQKVVEVAPAKTLPIEIRNSILTDAVKLAKEAGYKNAGTAEFLVDNQNRHYFIEINPRIQVEHTITEEITGIDIVSAQIQIAAGASLTDLGLMQDRIITRGFAIQCRITTEDPSKNFQPDTGRIDVYRSAGGNGVRLDGGNAYAGAIISPHYDSMLVKCSCSGSTYEIVRRKMIRALIEFRIRGVKTNIPFLLTLLTHPTFTKGDYWTTFIDDTPQLFQMVASKNRAQKLLHYLADLAVNGSSIKGQSGLPKLAKIPDVPRLHDDQGEVIDVINTPAPSGWRKVLLDHGPEEFVKQVRNFNGTLLMDTTWRDAHQSLLATRVRTYDLAQIAPTTSYALSNAFALECWGGATFDVAMRFLHEDPWERLRKLRKLVPNIPFQMLLRGANGVAYSSLPDNAIDHFVKEAKENGVDIFRVFDALNDLEQLKVGVDAVKKAGGVVEATVCYSGDMLQPGKKYNLDYYLAVVDEIVKMGTHILGIKDMAGTMKPAAAKILIGSLREKYPDLPIHVHTHDSAGTAVASMAECAIAGADVVDVATNSMSGLTSQPSINALLASLDGLVDTGINERYVRELDAYWAEMRLLYSCFGTDLKGPDPEVYQHEIPGGQLTNLLFQAQQLGLGEQWIETKRAYTEANLLLGDIVKVTPTSKVVGDLAQFMVTNKLTSEDVKRLASSLDFPDSVMDFFEGLMGQPYGGFPEPLRSDILKNKRRKLNGRPGLELQPFDLEEIRNNLTERFGDVDECDVASYNMYPKVYEDFQKVREEYGDLSVLPTKNFLAPPVVDEEIEVSIEQGKILIMKLLAIGDLHKETGIKEVYFELNGELRKIRVHDRSQKIASVAKPKADTHNPLQIGAPMAGVVVEVKVHKGSLVKKGEPIAVLSAMKMEMVISSPSDGQVKEVLTKESENVEASDLLVVLEEPI; encoded by the coding sequence ATGTCAAGTAAACAGATAGCAGGGCTAAGAGACAACTTCAGTCTCTTGGGTTctaaaaacaaaattttagtAGCTAACAGAGGTGAAATCCCTATTAGAATTTTCAGATCAGCTCATGAATTGTCAATGAGAACTGTGGCTATCTATTCTCATGAAGATAGGCTATCAACTCATAGATTGAAGGCAGATGAAGCTTACGTCATTGGTGAAAAGAATCAATTTACTCCGGTTGGTGCCTATTTAGccattgatgaaattatcaatattgCCAAGAAACATGACGTTGATTTCATTCATCCTGGTTATGGTTTCTTATCTGAAAATTCAGAATTTGCTGATAAGGTCAATAAAGCTGGCATCACCTGGATTGGCCCACCAGcagaaattattgaatccGTGGGTGATAAAGTTAGCGCAAGGCATTTAGCTGCAAGAGCTAATGTCCCAACCGTGCCTGGTACCCCCGGTCCGATCGAAACCGTTGAAGAAGCTGAGGAATTCGTTGCCGAGTACGGTTATCCCGTCATCATTAAGGCTGCTTTCGGTGGTGGTGGTAGAGGTATGAGAGTCGTTAGAGAAGGTGACGATTTGGCTGATGCCTTCCATAGAGCAACTTCTGAAGCTAAGACAGCCTTCGGTAATGGTACTTGTTTCGTCGAAAGATTCTTAGATAAACCAAAACACATTGAAGTCCAATTATTAGCTGACAATTATGGTAATGTGGTCCATCTTTTCGAAAGAGACTGTTCAGTTCAAAGAAGACATCAAAAAGTTGTAGAAGTCGCTCCAGCAAAGACATTACCAATAGAAATAAGAAACTCAATCTTAACTGATGCTGTTAAATTAGCTAAAGAAGCCGGATATAAGAATGCAGGTACTGCAGAATTCTTAGTGGACAATCAAAATAGACACTACTTCATCGAAATTAATCCAAGAATTCAAGTTGAGCATACCATAACTGAAGAAATTACAGGTATCGATATCGTTTCTgctcaaattcaaatcGCTGCAGGTGCATCTTTGACAGATTTGGGATTGATGCAGGATAGAATCATTACAAGAGGTTTTGCCATACAATGTCGTATCACCACAGAAGATCCatccaaaaatttccaaCCAGATACTGGTAGAATCGACGTTTACAGATCTGCTGGTGGTAATGGTGTCAGGCTAGATGGTGGTAATGCATATGCAGGTGCGATTATATCCCCACATTACGATTCTATGTTGGTGAAATGTTCATGTTCTGGTTCAACATACGAAATTGTTCGTCGTAAAATGATTAGAGCATTGATTGAATTCAGAATTAGAGGTGTTAAAACGAACATTCCATTCTTGTTAACACTTTTAACGCATCCTACTTTTACTAAAGGTGACTACTGGACCACTTTTATTGATGATACTCCTCAATTGTTCCAAATGGTCGCTTCAAAAAACAGAgctcaaaaattattacaCTATTTGGCAGATCTCGCGGTAAATGGCTCCTCTATCAAGGGACAAAGTGGTTTACCAAAATTAGCCAAGATTCCTGATGTTCCACGTTTACATGACGATCAGGGCGAAGTTATAGATGTTATCAACACACCAGCCCCAAGCGGATGGAGAAAAGTTCTTTTGGATCATGGTCCAGAAGAGTTTGTGAAACAAGTTAGGAACTTCAACGGTACATTATTAATGGATACTACATGGAGAGATGCCCATCAATCTTTACTAGCCACAAGAGTGAGAACATACGATTTAGCTCAAATTGCTCCAACTACATCTTATGCTCTTTCCAATGCGTTTGCCTTAGAATGTTGGGGTGGTGCTACTTTTGATGTTGCTATGAGATTCTTACATGAAGATCCATGGGAAAGATTGAGAAAACTAAGGAAATTAGTACCAAATATCCCATTCCAAATGTTATTACGTGGTGCTAATGGTGTTGCTTATTCGTCACTTCCAGATAATGCGATTgatcattttgtaaaagaagctaaagaaaatggtgttgatattttcagaGTTTTTGATGCTCTAAACGATTTAGAACAATTAAAGGTTGGTGTTGATGCTGTCAAGAAGGCCGGTGGTGTTGTTGAAGCTACTGTCTGTTATTCGGGTGATATGTTACAACCTGGTAAGAAATATAACCTAGATTATTACCTAGCAGTTGTTGATGAAATCGTTAAAATGGGTACACACATCTTAGGTATCAAAGACATGGCTGGCACAATGAAACCCGCTGCTGccaaaatattgattgGTTCCTTAAGGGAGAAGTATCCAGATTTACCCATTCACGTCCATACTCATGACTCTGCCGGTACTGCAGTTGCTTCCATGGCTGAATGTGCGATAGCGGGTGCGGATGTAGTTGATGTTGCCACTAACTCAATGTCTGGTCTAACCTCTCAGCCTTCTATCAATGCCCTTTTGGCTTCATTGGACGGACTTGTCGATACTGGTATAAATGAAAGATACGTTCGTGAATTAGACGCATATTGGGCTGAAATGAGATTATTATACTCATGTTTTGGCACTGATTTGAAGGGCCCTGATCCAGAAGTTTATCAACATGAAATTCCAGGTGGTCAGTTAACTAACTTACTCTTCCAAGCTCAACAACTAGGCCTTGGTGAACAATGGATAGAAACCAAGAGAGCTTATACTGAAGCAAATCTTCTCTTAGGAGATATCGTTAAAGTCACACCTACATCAAAGGTTGTTGGTGATTTGGCACAGTTCATGGTGACAAACAAGTTAACTTCAGAAGATGTTAAACGTCTTGCCTCTTCATTAGATTTCCCAGATTCCGTTATGGACTTCTTTGAAGGTTTAATGGGTCAACCATATGGTGGGTTCCCAGAGCCACTAAGATCAGATATACtgaagaacaaaagaagaaagttaaATGGTCGTCCTGGTTTAGAGTTACAGCCATTTgatttagaagaaattagaaaCAACTTGACTGAAAGATTCGGCGATGTTGACGAATGTGATGTTGCATCGTATAATATGTATCCAAAGGTCTATgaagattttcaaaaggtCAGAGAAGAATATGGTGACTTATCGGTTTTACCAACAAAAAACTTTTTAGCTCCACCTGttgttgatgaagaaattgaagttaGTATTGAACAaggtaaaattttgattatgAAACTACTGGCAATTGGTGATTTACATAAGGAAACAGGCATCAAAGAAGTTTActttgaattgaatggtGAATTAAGAAAGATCCGTGTCCACGACAGATCACAGAAGATTGCATCGGTCGCAAAGCCAAAGGCTGATACACATAATCCATTACAAATTGGTGCACCTATGGCCGGTGTTGTTGTTGAAGTCAAAGTGCACAAGGGTTCATTAGTCAAGAAGGGAGAACCTATTGCTGTTTTAAGTGCAATGAAGATGGAAATGGTTATTTCTTCACCATCAGATGGTCAAGTTAAAGAAGTCTTGACgaaagaaagtgaaaatgTGGAGGCCTCTGATTTATTAGTCGTCCTAGAGGAACCAATCTAA
- the SDS24 gene encoding Sds24p (similar to Saccharomyces cerevisiae SDS24 (YBR214W) and SDS23 (YGL056C); ancestral locus Anc_6.107): protein MAHNNNNFASSNSSTSSRHTSVVEMLSSPNMHSETHGDDTKLSSVPMDTTPSERINIVHESQWQHIKLSQIIESNKLVFVNSSVSVEEAFNTLMKNRLRSVPVENEPNDMNCVTFDFNDLNAYLLLVLNKITVNNEKVTKDCQNGKPVPVGEIVKLTPKTPFYKLPETDNLSTVMSILGSGVHRVAVTDEKMTKVEGILTQRRLIKYIWDNARIFSDLEPLFNMSLKDLKIGVLNSSSKPTSRQSRVISINGDEPLIMALHKMFVEGISSIAVVDNQYNLIGNISVTDVKHVTRTSQYPLLHKNCRHFISVVLNSRGLETGKDSFPIFHVYPTSSLARTIAKLVATRSHRLWIVQPPESSSTNTIPTATSTSSSIHTPSHSHSPSPLMTAIDDKKLSIPTTPNLFEKEYRTGKLIGVVSLSDIINLFSRKNNHDNHNESMDTDPQSARKQRGSMSH from the coding sequence ATGGctcataataataataactttGCGTCAAGCAATAGTAGCACCTCTTCAAGACATACTTCCGTCGTAGAAATGTTATCATCACCCAATATGCATTCTGAAACGCATGGTGATGATACTAAATTGTCTTCAGTTCCCATGGATACAACACCGTCTGAAAGAATTAATATTGTGCACGAATCCCAATGGCAACATATAAAGTTGTCTCAAATTATCGAATCAAACAAATTGGTATTCGTCAATAGCTCAGTCTCCGTTGAAGAAGCTTTTAATActctaatgaaaaatcgTTTAAGATCTGTTCCTGTGGAAAATGAGCCAAATGATATGAATTGTGTCacttttgattttaatgaCTTAAACGCATATTTATTACTGgtattaaataaaataacggtcaataatgaaaaagtcaCTAAAGATTGTCAAAACGGTAAACCCGTTCCAGTTGGTGAAATTGTTAAATTGACTCCAAAAACTCCCTTTTATAAATTACCCGAAACAGATAACTTATCGACGGTTATGAGTATATTAGGTTCCGGGGTTCATAGAGTGGCAGTTAcagatgaaaaaatgaCGAAAGTTGAAGGTATACTGACTCAACGTCGCCTGATCAAATATATTTGGGATAATGCAAGAATTTTTAGTGATCTAGAACCACTTTTTAATATGTCATTAAAAGATCTTAAAATTGGTGtattaaattcttcttcaaaaccAACTTCAAGACAATCTCGTGTTATCTCCATTAATGGTGATGAACCATTGATAATGGCTTTACATAAAATGTTTGTTGAAggtatttcttcaattgctGTGGTTGATAATCAATACAATTTGATTGGTAATATTTCAGTAACAGACGTCAAACATGTAACAAGAACTTCTCAGTATCCTTTATTACATAAAAATTGTAGGCATTTCATCTCAGTTGTATTAAATTCGAGAGGTTTAGAAACTGGTAAAGATTCATTCCCAATTTTCCACGTTTATCCAACATCTTCACTGGCAAGAACGATAGCAAAATTAGTAGCAACAAGATCTCATAGATTGTGGATTGTGCAACCACCAGAATCATCTTCAACTAATACTATCCCAACCGCAacttcaacttcttcttctattcACACACCATCTCATTCACATTCTCCATCACCACTAATGACCGCAATCGATGATAAAAAGTTAAGTATACCAACTACTCCCAACCTTTTCGAAAAAGAGTATAGAACTGGTAAATTAATTGGTGTCGTTTCATTATCTGATATAATCAAccttttttcaagaaaaaataatcacGATAATCATAATGAAAGTATGGATACGGATCCACAAAGTGCAAGAAAACAAAGGGGAAGTATGAGCCATTAA
- the MET8 gene encoding bifunctional precorrin-2 dehydrogenase/sirohydrochlorin ferrochelatase MET8 (similar to Saccharomyces cerevisiae MET8 (YBR213W); ancestral locus Anc_6.105) has product MVQSLQLAHRLEDLNVLLIGAGKIASTRFPKLLPTGCKLTVVAREIDETFYESFVSGQLEGTNEGWSSAKQEIYRIVRDEFKTEYLELENYWHIILVCISDIGRSESIYSECILKYGESQLINVADVPKFCNFYFGSNLNLADDKLQILVSSNGASPRFTALVRNEIAKTFDDDLELSIAMTKLKELRSEIRRLTNASREKTDIQFRMEWVRRCTDIYGLRYCHLLDVESLLELFSEMYSNRSLTFPPKDEMLTKYLSVN; this is encoded by the coding sequence ATGGTCCAATCACTGCAATTAGCCCATCGGTTGGAAGATCTCAATGTGTTGCTTATTGGTGCCGGTAAAATTGCGTCGACGAGATTTCCCAAATTGCTACCCACGGGATGTAAACTTACCGTAGTAGCGAGAGAGATCGATGAGACATTTTATGAGAGTTTTGTATCTGGTCAGTTAGAGGGTACCAATGAAGGATGGTCTTCTGCGAAGCAAGAAATTTACAGAATAGTGCGAGATGAATTCAAGACAGAATATTTAGAGCTTGAAAACTATTGGCATATAATATTAGTTTGCATTTCTGATATTGGAAGGTCTGAGTCGATTTATTCCGAGTGTATCTTAAAATACGGTGAATCGCAATTGATTAATGTAGCCGATGtaccaaaattttgtaatttttattttggaTCTAATTTGAATCTGGCGGATGAtaaattacaaatattgGTTAGTTCGAATGGTGCAAGCCCCAGATTTACCGCATTAGTGAGAAATGAAATTGCCAAGacatttgatgatgatttggaATTAAGTATCGCAATGacaaaattgaaggaaCTAAGAAGCGAAATTAGGAGATTGACCAATGCCAGTCGTGAGAAAACGGATATTCAGTTTCGTATGGAATGGGTGAGACGATGCACAGATATTTATGGTTTACGATACTGTCATCTTTTAGACGTCGAGTCATTACTCGAACTTTTCTCTGAAATGTACAGCAATCGGAGTTTAACTTTCCCGCCAAAGGACGAGATGCTCACTAAGTATCTTTCAGTCAATTGA
- the YBP1 gene encoding Ybp1p (similar to Saccharomyces cerevisiae YBP1 (YBR216C) and YBP2 (YGL060W); ancestral locus Anc_6.112): MQFCEDLVDAFKTQKEDPVELLTTIGILSEQVNENCRRLEKRQFIITLLEELERNPVVVEKIGWDLCGELMTFLDPRNINVSQPLRSSPIIPHVMRCFNVVALHGNPKQVLLTACELLSNLTFEEEDKAARDAEKTKTEKDREDDAIADPNADLSEHVLEREPADFFIGIKMHILFELISTSMKRLSTLYPSKYLGVAVSAIESFITNNGSSIDDPNVLLRRVYNICRSYEPPELPEDALKNSKLSKEEIERLSEDETILQNKLLRRLCTFAAGECTKDVNVRAEPEYFAAITKTNSIENSKFYTDLIALQSRLFNLSLAFDIDIESEFTNCIKESKRIYHALPKESEVTNKEAKQVIGQAVFKLSYTYQVQKLAHEMDVQLDPAGVLALATFYYSEYKEPLIKELPIEDSIFLYLRFVTPYFFVPKNLKNKTVESSARFWLWVSLTQNSIDTLRKQLSQLQSFIVHTLLKTLLLRNCNEGNDRLRMMTFTLITRILCLLPEESAFEFIVDTLESFPFPHGKSYMLVIFKDLILNKCPFDHAVNELTSKLSNLTISNSKESRSFINLDNEKVLQVQKLAITAIENANATTAKQTDINLVSNYLGFFSSLLEHNKLKVKSIEDFKSKLKSIKLSDGDMEKLQKLSK, translated from the coding sequence ATGCAGTTTTGTGAGGATTTGGTGGACGCTTTCAAGACACAGAAGGAGGATCCAGTCGAGTTATTGACTACGATTGGCATTCTGTCGGAGCAAGTAAATGAGAATTGTAGGAGACTTGAAAAACGTCAATTCATCATTACGTTGCTGGAAGAGTTGGAGAGGAACCCTGTTGTGGTGGAAAAGATTGGTTGGGATCTATGTGGTGAGCTTATGACGTTCTTGGACCCCAGGAATATCAATGTAAGTCAACCGTTGCGTTCGAGTCCCATTATCCCTCATGTTATGAGATGCTTCAATGTTGTGGCATTGCATGGTAATCCAAAGCAAGTTCTTTTGACAGCATGTGAACTATTGAGTAACCttacttttgaagaagaagataaagcTGCAAGGGATGCTGAGAAAACGAAGACTGAGAAAGATCGTGAGGATGATGCCATTGCCGATCCTAATGCTGATTTATCAGAACACGTTCTTGAGAGAGAACCAGCTGACTTTTTCATTGGTATCAAGATGCATATCCTCTTTGAGTtaatttcaacttcaatGAAGAGGCTCTCTACTTTGTATCCATCGAAGTATTTGGGTGTTGCAGTTTCGGCAATAGAAAGTTTCATTACCAATAATGGGTCATCCATTGATGATCCAAACGTGTTATTGCGTCGTGTCTATAACATTTGTAGAAGTTATGAGCCACCTGAACTTCCTGAAGACGCCCTAAAGAATAGTAAGCTTTCAAAGGAAGAGATAGAAAGACTTTCTGAAGACGAAACAATTTTGCAAAATAAATTACTCCGTAGGTTATGTACTTTTGCTGCAGGTGAATGTACCAAGGATGTCAATGTTAGGGCGGAGCCTGAATATTTTGCTGCCATTACTAAGACAAACTCAATCgaaaattccaaattttaCACTGACTTGATTGCTTTGCAGTCAAGATTATTCAATCTTTCTTTAgcatttgatattgatatagAAAGTGAATTTACCAATTGTATTAAAGAATCTAAGAGAATTTATCACGCGTTACCAAAGGAAAGTGAAGTTACAAATAAGGAAGCCAAACAAGTGATAGGACAAGCTGTCTTTAAACTATCATACACTTATCAAGTACAAAAATTAGCACATGAAATGGACGTTCAATTGGATCCTGCGGGAGTTTTAGCTTTAGCAACGTTCTATTACTCCGAATATAAGGAACCATTAATTAAGGAACTACCGATTGAAGATTCGATATTCTTATACTTACGATTTGTCACACCATATTTCTTTGTTCCaaagaacttgaaaaataaaacagtTGAATCATCAGCTCGTTTTTGGCTGTGGGTAAGTCTCACCCAGAATTCCATTGATACACTAAGAAAACAGCTTTCTCAACTTCAATCATTCATAGTACACACCCTTTTGAAGACATTATTGTTGAGAAACTGTAACGAAGGTAATGACAGACTAAGGATGATGACATTTACCTTGATTACACGTATTCTATGTCTCTTACCAGAGGAAAGTGCTTTCGAGTTTATTGTAGACACCTTGGAATCATTCCCATTTCCACACGGCAAATCATATATGCTTGTGATATTTAAggatttgattttgaataaatgtCCATTTGATCATGCTGTGAATGAACTAACCTCAAAATTATCTAATTTGACCATTTCAAACTCAAAGGAGAGTAGAAGCTTCATAAAtcttgataatgaaaaggTATTGCAAGTTCAGAAATTGGCGATTACAGCTATTGAGAATGCCAATGCAACCACAGCAAAACAAACAGATATCAATTTAGTATCCAATTATCTAGGGTTTTTCTCTTCACTGTTAGAACAtaacaaattgaaagttaagtcaattgaagatttcaaatcgAAGTTGAAAAGTATAAAGTTAAGTGATGGAGATATGgaaaaattgcaaaaattaagtaaataa
- the ATG12 gene encoding Atg12p (similar to Saccharomyces cerevisiae ATG12 (YBR217W); ancestral locus Anc_6.113), producing MIQSESDSDTTENDSSVQSSEASLRNIGGIPARPTLNVLSDNEISHSFLLQNRLHDVNRRLSQLGLVSEDDSDDNKHSPYMRSSQYIRKVTPKEAVPQSQYKRVEQVSKIQIKFQPIGSIPSLRPSICKISYNQSFSMVIMFLKKKLNVENVYCYVNSSFAPSPQQIVGDLWTQFKVNNELIVNYCASVAFG from the coding sequence ATGATTCAGAGTGAAAGTGACTCTGACACTACGGAAAATGACAGTTCAGTACAATCCAGTGAGGCCTCTTTAAGAAATATCGGTGGTATTCCAGCAAGACCCACCCTTAACGTTTTatcagataatgaaatatcTCACTCATTCTTACTTCAAAATAGATTGCATGACGTTAATAGAAGATTGTCACAGTTGGGACTAGTGAGTGAAGACGATAGTGACGATAATAAGCACAGCCCTTACATGCGAAGTTCACAATATATACGGAAGGTGACTCCTAAAGAAGCAGTTCCACAGTCTCAATACAAAAGAGTCGAACAAGTGTCTAAGATTCAGATTAAATTTCAGCCTATTGGCTCTATTCCGTCATTAAGACCATCTATATGTAAGATTTCTTACAATCAATCCTTTTCCATGGTTATCATgttcttgaaaaagaagttgaaCGTCGAAAATGTTTATTGCTATGTGAATAGCTCATTTGCTCCAAGTCCCCAGCAGATTGTTGGCGACCTCTGGACTCAATTTAAAGTGAACAACGAATTGATCGTTAACTATTGTGCGTCAGTAGCCTTCGGTTAA
- the HPC2 gene encoding Hpc2p (similar to Saccharomyces cerevisiae HPC2 (YBR215W); ancestral locus Anc_6.111), which translates to MSPTVDTTLSPSVVSADTSTVGEGAINDMKRTMEEKEQEDDSNGAKRPKKGISGMLSPLLNSNKNTMSRSSPSSSSSSSASKRIPNIAEELAMNRNHVKGSSPSPTSAATANSTNTSKTTTENSKKTTSQTSTSSTPATAAVKRTTKPKPRARAKPKDKDTTASNTKQKTLLPKSKKVDTIPADNSTVVEPEAKMKQVKIASLLTSPNTDNIPSTSSTKTIDSVSTTAANTNVTLKTETPLLKTEPTLKKTQSNLSSNKKGPSSITPAAKAKKSKSTGVVTTSSSSLSNSTEPKKKSNVNSNKKKSEQPNAEQNLLKQEQEKKKIALIAPPSIEEPTVLKKSSDSNSKISVINIPLYSTTSNDYLDENGTVTFNLFKILTENKENDEKSKKQKRKKLIDETTNDNDNDNIESTDEDDELDEDNDEEVDLDAEENKIPKKKSHPMKGKSLIGKYDFEDPFIDDSELLWEEQRASTKDGFFVYFGPLIEKGTYASFERANGTMKKGGIRK; encoded by the coding sequence ATGAGTCCCACTGTTGACACCACTTTATCTCCTTCAGTGGTTTCAGCTGATACATCTACAGTGGGGGAGGGCGCAATCAATGATATGAAAAGAACTATGgaggaaaaagaacaagaagatgatTCTAATGGTGCCAAGAGACCAAAGAAAGGGATTTCAGGCATGCTATCCCCTCTTTTAAATTCCAACAAAAACACGATGTCTCGCTCTTCACCTTCAAgttcttcctcatcatctGCTTCAAAACGTATACCCAACATCGCAGAAGAACTAGCCATGAATAGAAACCACGTTAAGGGCTCATCTCCGTCTCCAACTTCTGCAGCAACTGCCAACTCTACAAATACTTCCAAGACAACAACAGAAAACTCAAAAAAGACTACATCACAAACATCTACGAGTTCTACCCCCGCCACAGCGGCAGTTAAACGTACTACTAAACCCAAACCAAGAGCCAGAGCGAAGCCAAAAGATAAAGATACAACAGCTTCTAATACAAAACAAAAGACTTTGCTTCCGAAGTCAAAGAAGGTTGACACTATTCCAGCGGATAATTCTACAGTGGTGGAACCAGAGGCTAAAATGAAGCAAGTGAAGATAGCATCTTTACTCACTTCTCCAAATACTGATAACATTCCTTCAACAAGTTCAACCAAAACAATAGACTCCGTATCAACCACTGCAGCCAATACAAACGTTACGCTTAAGACAGAGACTCCTCTATTGAAAACTGAACCAACGTTGAAAAAAACACAAAGTAACTTATCAAGTAATAAAAAGGGACCCTCTTCTATAACACCTGCGGCAAAAGccaaaaaatcaaaatctacAGGCGTAGTGACAacgtcatcatcatcattatccAACTCGACAGAACCTAAGAAAAAATCTAATGTAAACtcaaataagaagaaatccGAACAACCTAACGCTGAACAGAATCTTTTAAAACAAGagcaagaaaagaaaaaaattgctttAATAGCACCACCAAGCATAGAAGAACCTACGGTACTTAAAAAATCTAGCGACTCgaattccaaaatatcAGTAATTAATATTCCACTCTATTCAACAACTTCAAATGATTATCTTGATGAGAATGGTACTGTTACatttaatctttttaaaatattgactgaaaataaagaaaatgatgagaaatcaaagaaacaaaagcgtaagaaattgattgatgAAACGACAAACGACAATGACAATGATAATATAGAATCtactgatgaagatgatgaactAGATGAAGACAATGATGAGGAGGTTGATCTAGATGCGGAGGAAAACAAAAtaccaaagaaaaaatcacACCCAATGAAAGGTAAAAGCTTGATTGGTAAGTACGATTTTGAAGATCCATTTATTGATGATTCAGAATTGTTATGGGAGGAACAAAGAGCGTCTACAAAAGATGGATTCTTTGTATATTTTGGTCCTTTAATCGAGAAGGGTACATACGCTAGCTTTGAACGTGCCAATGGTACTATGAAAAAGGGTGGtattagaaaataa